Proteins encoded in a region of the Candidatus Moanabacter tarae genome:
- the garL_1 gene encoding 5-keto-4-deoxy-D-glucarate aldolase: MRRSLILKKLKRGEHVIIAQSWILPHWKIVDIMGTIGFDGVWIENEHSDFSYGEISQMILAARANDMDSIVRVERSGYTGIIKPLEAGATGIIVPQIIDGEDAKSIVREAKYSPIGLRGSGGSTDAGFGTQSREEYINQSINETFVAALIENPTAVEDVDAIASTEGIDILLLGPGDLSQSYGIFGQSDHHLIKKATDKIAQACEKYGKWWGAPIANRQEAEAMLEKGGRFVQTVNDQEVLVSAFRSLIDSYKDM, encoded by the coding sequence ATGAGACGAAGTTTGATCCTTAAGAAACTAAAACGGGGAGAACATGTCATCATAGCCCAATCATGGATTCTCCCACATTGGAAGATTGTGGACATTATGGGAACCATTGGATTCGACGGCGTATGGATCGAGAATGAACACAGTGATTTTAGCTATGGCGAAATCTCACAGATGATTCTAGCCGCAAGAGCAAATGATATGGATTCGATTGTCCGGGTTGAGCGCTCCGGCTATACTGGTATCATTAAGCCTCTGGAGGCGGGAGCAACCGGAATAATCGTCCCCCAGATTATCGATGGGGAGGATGCCAAATCAATTGTCCGCGAGGCAAAATACAGCCCCATTGGGCTTCGCGGATCTGGGGGAAGCACAGATGCAGGTTTCGGCACTCAAAGCCGAGAGGAATATATAAACCAATCGATTAACGAAACCTTTGTCGCAGCTTTGATCGAAAATCCAACCGCCGTTGAAGATGTGGATGCAATTGCGTCCACTGAAGGAATTGATATTCTTCTTTTAGGCCCTGGTGACCTCTCGCAGAGCTATGGAATATTCGGACAAAGTGACCACCATCTTATCAAGAAGGCCACAGATAAGATAGCTCAGGCTTGTGAAAAATACGGGAAATGGTGGGGTGCCCCCATTGCCAATCGTCAGGAGGCAGAGGCAATGCTCGAGAAAGGCGGACGTTTTGTTCAGACAGTCAATGACCAAGAAGTTTTAGTCTCAGCATTTCGGAGCCTGATAGATTCTTATAAAGATATGTAG
- the iolS_1 gene encoding Aldo-keto reductase IolS, protein MLEIETRRLGKTELRPKALGLGCGFIGNPSTTSEQEAIATIRHAIEHGVNFIDTAAGYGKGFCEHRVGLALENGWREKVYLQTKVGSHPNWWRDYSEKASRWTLENSFRQLKTDYIDSVLIHEGSPDMEAPFRTGACLDVLLEWKEKGRIGHVGIGVREHEYHKRAIETGCMEIVLSYLDYTLLAQSAAETIIPWARSQDIGLILAGVLATGLLAGMEPDSNLEIKESPGREPRSRRMWEWCRERGVNIRDLAMQFVLAAPLEGNGIVLVGPANREEFDGVYESAISEVSEVHWHDFEAEFGIGLENTHHD, encoded by the coding sequence ATGCTTGAAATCGAAACACGTAGACTTGGCAAGACAGAGCTTAGACCGAAGGCTCTTGGGCTTGGTTGCGGGTTTATCGGGAACCCTTCGACGACGAGTGAACAAGAGGCTATCGCCACGATTCGTCACGCGATTGAGCATGGAGTCAATTTTATCGACACTGCCGCTGGATACGGAAAAGGCTTTTGTGAACATCGAGTTGGTCTCGCGCTCGAAAATGGATGGCGTGAGAAAGTGTACCTTCAGACGAAAGTGGGTTCGCATCCGAACTGGTGGCGGGATTATTCGGAAAAGGCATCGAGGTGGACTCTGGAAAACAGTTTTCGCCAGCTGAAGACCGATTACATAGATTCTGTTCTAATCCACGAAGGTTCGCCCGATATGGAGGCTCCCTTCAGGACAGGCGCTTGCCTGGATGTACTTTTGGAGTGGAAAGAAAAAGGAAGAATAGGGCATGTAGGGATTGGGGTAAGAGAGCACGAGTATCACAAGCGAGCTATCGAGACTGGTTGTATGGAGATTGTTCTGTCATATCTTGATTACACACTCCTAGCCCAGTCAGCTGCAGAGACTATTATTCCCTGGGCGAGGAGTCAGGATATTGGGCTTATACTAGCTGGTGTTTTAGCAACGGGGCTCCTTGCAGGAATGGAGCCAGATTCTAATCTTGAAATCAAGGAATCCCCCGGACGGGAACCGAGATCTCGAAGAATGTGGGAATGGTGTCGGGAAAGAGGAGTCAATATTCGTGATCTAGCAATGCAATTCGTCCTTGCGGCCCCATTGGAGGGGAATGGTATCGTACTAGTGGGACCCGCCAACCGGGAAGAGTTTGATGGAGTGTATGAAAGCGCAATCTCCGAAGTTTCCGAAGTTCATTGGCACGATTTCGAAGCGGAATTTGGGATTGGATTAGAGAATACACATCACGACTGA
- the rspA_1 gene encoding D-galactonate dehydratase family member RspA, producing the protein MKITDVKLIILEDPNRFQGYFKLREVPNLRRIQYTHGSVSQADERPLRQAFLKVLTDEGVDGLCTTVMTSDQVGILRHQVVGEDPLQRERLYQMLHKGTRWLYQHCGWFGDFDNCLWDILGKVAGLPVYDLIGKVRQRFPVYITGGEGTVEDYLADIELGKQHGITAYKFHTYKGGKVDIPIFRHIREAVGPEYGLLSDSVCSYSLEEAIEVGHVMEELDFIWLEEPMHEQKQQQYQQLCRELTLPIRATERLKHDIGITTQWLISGATDILGANALFGTTQVLKMAHFAEIYDTTIEMNAAGGLFGLLHAHLGCCIDNTTFYEAGTDSLLNNGNEGTVWGMVNTPPIANGYIAPPEGPGWGAEWDWDRFNAMTVEEH; encoded by the coding sequence ATGAAAATAACCGATGTGAAACTCATTATTCTTGAAGATCCCAATCGGTTTCAGGGATATTTCAAACTAAGAGAGGTCCCTAATCTACGGCGCATTCAATATACTCATGGAAGTGTCTCTCAAGCTGACGAAAGGCCTCTACGTCAGGCTTTTCTTAAGGTGCTGACTGATGAGGGTGTGGATGGATTATGCACAACCGTAATGACGTCAGATCAAGTTGGGATTCTAAGGCACCAAGTTGTGGGCGAAGACCCTCTTCAGCGTGAACGGCTCTACCAAATGCTTCATAAGGGTACGCGTTGGTTGTACCAACACTGTGGCTGGTTTGGCGATTTTGATAATTGTCTTTGGGATATCCTCGGTAAGGTAGCGGGGCTCCCCGTTTATGATCTGATCGGGAAAGTTCGGCAGCGTTTCCCGGTTTACATCACCGGTGGGGAAGGAACTGTTGAAGATTATCTGGCAGATATTGAGTTAGGGAAACAACACGGAATCACAGCTTACAAGTTTCACACTTACAAAGGAGGAAAAGTAGATATTCCAATCTTTCGTCATATCCGTGAGGCGGTAGGGCCCGAGTATGGACTCCTCAGCGACTCCGTCTGTTCCTACTCGCTGGAGGAGGCGATAGAAGTCGGTCATGTCATGGAAGAACTGGACTTCATTTGGCTCGAGGAACCAATGCATGAACAAAAACAACAACAATATCAGCAACTTTGTCGAGAATTGACGCTTCCGATAAGAGCAACCGAGCGACTAAAACACGATATTGGGATCACTACCCAGTGGCTAATATCTGGGGCCACTGATATCTTGGGGGCAAACGCTTTGTTCGGCACGACCCAGGTGCTCAAAATGGCTCACTTCGCCGAAATCTACGATACGACCATCGAGATGAACGCAGCAGGAGGCTTATTCGGACTTCTCCACGCTCATCTCGGGTGCTGTATTGATAACACAACATTTTATGAGGCGGGGACCGATAGCCTTCTGAATAATGGCAATGAAGGAACTGTCTGGGGCATGGTCAATACCCCCCCCATCGCCAATGGATACATAGCTCCTCCCGAGGGTCCCGGATGGGGTGCAGAATGGGACTGGGATCGCTTTAATGCAATGACGGTTGAAGAACACTAA
- the Vejaci_1 gene encoding 3,6-anhydro-alpha-L-galactonate cycloisomerase — MKITGVRTQAYEIRMHRPIGDANNPIGSNLMRSTAMWIDTDEGVSGISMGGGSLVRSLVEELLVGKDPRGVLGHWNTMIDRVFKGGNRGEASSAIGAIDVALWDLKARLNGEPLWKTLGASSNRVKAYASGLDYPLSDRDVRSYYEGMAAKGVQGGKLKIGLDLEADIRRIGIMHDALATTGKKPELMIDVNEYWSPKQSIRYMHEIESEHDITWLEEPARRWDVNGLRKVSDNIRAAVASGENLDSLDDYVPLLQSRAVDIVNVGVGATGITGAMKVSDVAYAYETPVTMMNCPGSFMAHLAAVLPNHITMEVLNNGRDAVFTNTHIIEDGWIVLNNEPGLGFTFDQEKLKAHPFTPGEEGFYSGRRQGAGLYVAGLEEPSQRNYE; from the coding sequence ATGAAGATCACTGGCGTACGAACCCAAGCTTATGAAATAAGAATGCATCGTCCGATAGGCGATGCTAACAATCCAATTGGAAGTAATCTGATGCGGTCTACTGCTATGTGGATCGATACAGACGAAGGAGTATCGGGAATTTCCATGGGGGGCGGGTCTCTGGTTCGTTCACTCGTTGAGGAACTTCTCGTTGGGAAGGACCCCAGAGGAGTTTTGGGACATTGGAACACTATGATTGATCGCGTGTTTAAAGGAGGCAATCGCGGTGAGGCAAGTTCAGCAATTGGAGCCATTGATGTCGCTCTTTGGGATCTCAAGGCGCGTCTCAATGGCGAACCGCTCTGGAAAACACTGGGCGCGTCTTCTAACCGTGTAAAAGCTTACGCGAGCGGCCTCGATTACCCATTGTCCGATAGAGATGTTCGGTCCTACTACGAGGGAATGGCAGCAAAAGGGGTACAGGGAGGGAAACTGAAAATCGGATTGGACCTTGAAGCCGACATAAGGCGGATCGGAATCATGCACGACGCTCTCGCAACAACAGGCAAGAAACCCGAACTGATGATCGATGTAAATGAATATTGGTCACCAAAACAATCCATCCGTTACATGCATGAAATTGAAAGTGAGCACGATATTACCTGGCTCGAAGAACCTGCTCGGAGATGGGATGTGAACGGATTGCGGAAAGTCTCCGATAATATTAGAGCGGCAGTTGCATCAGGCGAAAACCTTGACTCCTTAGATGACTACGTTCCACTCCTTCAATCGCGAGCGGTCGATATCGTCAACGTCGGTGTGGGAGCCACCGGAATCACCGGTGCCATGAAAGTTTCTGATGTTGCTTATGCCTACGAAACCCCTGTCACTATGATGAATTGCCCCGGAAGTTTCATGGCTCACCTTGCAGCAGTCTTACCCAATCACATTACAATGGAGGTACTCAACAACGGTCGTGATGCCGTCTTTACGAACACCCATATAATTGAAGATGGTTGGATTGTCCTGAACAATGAACCTGGATTGGGATTTACCTTTGACCAAGAGAAGCTAAAAGCACACCCTTTCACACCGGGCGAAGAAGGTTTCTACTCGGGACGCCGGCAGGGGGCAGGACTGTACGTCGCAGGGCTGGAAGAACCGAGTCAGAGAAACTACGAGTAG
- the dppB gene encoding Dipeptide transport system permease protein DppB, with protein MSHINTKGASSVSRFFLKLLFAFSSLFVFLAVWALGLKPKVHDEEIVVDPDEAAEVKRMRDSRIDPENPVVIWREADYSEGKSGAWWPKGESPVLSDLVAEGVLPPVEERVGSEPVVLEGPEGIGRYGGALIKVENATSGENVSLSSSYSGCSLVRWSPYGYPIVPHLAKSWEIKDQFREYVFHLRKGVRWSDGHPLTTEDILYFWENEANEPAISQRLTHIFRHMGKPAKMAAIDEYTLKIRFEDPYRDFLDRMATSHGQQLLRSPAHYLKSYHPIIGDHEFIAEEMVRVGMPSPQMLYSYVKRWNNPHHPRLWPWVYRTYKPNPPYVFVRNPYYFAVDPAGNQLPYIDRCILQERQGDMAEVAAINGEISLYMGFLFSGYSLAMEQREQGGYEVYHWARLNGTDFLIFPNQNLKPLSNDPEVIRKRELIQNKTFRQALSLAMDREFISNVEYSGLLQPAQLAPAPESNFFHEGLVNSHIEHNPVLADKLLDQIDLDRRDDEGYRTFPDGSKLLIYFDFLSYNKRDLAEVVAAQWREVGLRVIARYRAPRIWYTALDALELELSAGGMSGKINLFVESKNYIATKEAHWARGYGNWYSQGSLFGNPDATGRGAIEPPEDSIYRKMMYLHARASSAPSLKEQQAIMREALDISAEHLWVISTGFAPPLLIIVKDGLKNVPEVCVLNHDFQAPSSAGIETFYWEEFDRDPKVDANIQSALSKITSKSGADPGTGISQEDGSLAKFIRLALWTIVGLGLLLFAVRHPFVGRRLIIMFPTLVVVSICSFTIIELPPGDFLTSYMALLELGGDEVDQDQIEDLRVMFELDKPVFVRYLKWAGLLWFTTFKEGDRGLLQGDMGLSMESQNPVNDIVGDRLILTLCISVLAVIFTWSLAIPIGVYSAVRQYSPGDYFATFIGFIGMSVPNFLLALILMYFSNRFFGVPITGLFSAEFVAQPYWDGPKVFDLLKHIWVPVIVVGFQGTAAMIRIMRGNLLDELNKPYVTTAYAKGVRPLKLLFKYPVRLALNPFVSGLGTLFPQLVSGGAIVALILSLPTVGPMLLKALQMEDMYLAGSMLMLLSILGIIGTLVSDVLLLILDPRIRMEGGGSR; from the coding sequence ATGTCCCATATAAATACGAAAGGAGCGTCATCTGTGTCTCGCTTCTTCCTCAAGCTCCTTTTTGCCTTCAGCAGTTTGTTTGTCTTTCTCGCGGTTTGGGCTCTCGGATTGAAACCTAAGGTCCATGATGAAGAGATAGTCGTTGATCCGGATGAGGCGGCTGAAGTGAAAAGAATGCGGGATTCTCGAATCGATCCGGAAAACCCTGTGGTGATCTGGCGCGAAGCAGACTACTCTGAAGGGAAGAGTGGGGCTTGGTGGCCAAAGGGTGAATCCCCAGTTCTTTCCGATCTTGTTGCCGAGGGTGTTTTGCCTCCCGTAGAGGAACGTGTCGGGTCGGAGCCGGTTGTCCTGGAGGGGCCGGAAGGGATAGGACGTTACGGTGGAGCACTGATAAAAGTAGAAAACGCAACCTCAGGGGAGAACGTCTCCCTGTCATCTTCTTACAGTGGATGTTCCCTCGTTCGTTGGTCTCCCTACGGATATCCCATCGTTCCCCATTTGGCGAAAAGCTGGGAAATTAAGGATCAATTTCGTGAATATGTTTTTCATCTGCGCAAAGGGGTTCGTTGGTCAGATGGACATCCTCTCACCACTGAGGACATCCTCTATTTCTGGGAGAATGAAGCCAACGAGCCAGCAATCAGCCAACGGTTAACCCATATTTTTCGACATATGGGGAAACCAGCAAAAATGGCTGCTATTGACGAATACACGCTCAAAATCCGATTTGAAGATCCATACCGGGATTTCCTGGATCGAATGGCTACTTCCCATGGCCAGCAATTGCTGCGATCTCCTGCACATTACCTCAAAAGCTATCATCCAATAATCGGTGATCACGAATTTATTGCCGAAGAAATGGTACGGGTCGGCATGCCTAGCCCTCAGATGCTCTATTCGTATGTTAAACGGTGGAATAATCCACATCATCCGCGGCTCTGGCCTTGGGTGTATCGTACATACAAGCCCAACCCTCCGTACGTATTTGTCAGGAATCCTTATTATTTCGCCGTTGATCCTGCGGGCAATCAGCTCCCTTACATTGACCGATGTATCCTACAGGAGCGCCAAGGGGATATGGCTGAAGTTGCCGCAATCAACGGGGAAATTAGTTTGTACATGGGGTTCTTATTCAGCGGATACAGTCTAGCTATGGAGCAGCGGGAGCAGGGTGGTTACGAGGTATACCATTGGGCCCGGCTAAACGGCACCGATTTTTTGATTTTCCCCAATCAGAACCTGAAACCGCTTTCCAATGATCCTGAGGTCATTAGAAAGCGGGAACTGATCCAAAATAAGACCTTTCGCCAAGCCCTTTCGCTGGCCATGGATCGAGAATTTATCAGTAATGTAGAATACAGCGGACTTCTTCAACCGGCTCAATTAGCACCGGCTCCCGAATCTAACTTCTTTCATGAAGGTTTGGTGAATTCACACATTGAGCACAATCCCGTTCTGGCTGACAAACTGCTTGATCAGATAGATCTCGATCGGCGTGACGATGAAGGATATCGGACTTTCCCGGACGGATCGAAGTTGCTCATTTACTTCGACTTTCTTTCCTATAACAAACGGGATTTGGCCGAGGTCGTGGCCGCACAATGGCGGGAAGTAGGGTTACGTGTTATTGCGCGATATCGAGCCCCACGCATCTGGTACACAGCCCTAGACGCCCTCGAGTTAGAGCTTTCAGCGGGAGGCATGAGTGGGAAGATAAACCTTTTCGTAGAGTCCAAAAATTACATCGCTACAAAAGAAGCGCACTGGGCCCGCGGTTATGGGAATTGGTATTCACAAGGCTCACTATTCGGAAATCCTGATGCTACCGGAAGAGGTGCAATCGAGCCTCCTGAGGATTCAATCTACCGTAAGATGATGTACCTGCATGCCCGGGCTTCTAGCGCCCCGTCTTTGAAAGAACAACAGGCTATTATGAGGGAGGCTCTCGATATTAGTGCTGAACATCTTTGGGTGATCAGTACCGGTTTCGCACCGCCACTTCTGATCATTGTGAAGGACGGCCTCAAGAATGTTCCTGAAGTCTGTGTTCTCAACCATGATTTTCAGGCGCCTTCCAGTGCTGGCATCGAAACCTTTTACTGGGAGGAGTTCGATCGCGATCCTAAAGTGGACGCAAATATTCAATCCGCCCTAAGCAAAATCACATCTAAATCGGGTGCTGATCCAGGTACAGGTATTTCTCAAGAAGATGGGTCATTGGCAAAATTTATCCGCCTTGCTCTTTGGACGATCGTTGGTTTGGGACTACTTCTATTTGCAGTCAGACATCCCTTTGTTGGCCGAAGATTAATCATCATGTTCCCAACTTTGGTGGTAGTTTCGATTTGTTCATTTACCATTATCGAGTTGCCACCAGGAGATTTCCTTACCTCTTATATGGCCCTCCTTGAGTTGGGAGGAGATGAAGTTGACCAGGACCAGATCGAAGATCTGAGGGTTATGTTCGAATTGGATAAACCAGTATTTGTCCGCTACCTAAAGTGGGCAGGTTTGCTTTGGTTTACTACATTCAAGGAGGGAGACCGAGGGTTACTTCAAGGGGACATGGGATTGTCTATGGAGTCGCAAAATCCAGTCAATGATATTGTCGGCGACCGACTTATTCTGACTCTTTGCATCAGTGTGTTAGCCGTTATTTTCACCTGGTCGTTAGCAATCCCCATCGGGGTATATTCTGCCGTCCGACAGTACTCTCCGGGTGACTATTTCGCAACTTTCATTGGTTTCATAGGGATGTCCGTGCCCAATTTTCTCCTTGCTTTAATCCTTATGTATTTCAGCAACCGTTTCTTTGGAGTTCCCATTACGGGACTCTTTTCGGCTGAGTTTGTGGCACAGCCTTACTGGGATGGGCCCAAGGTGTTCGACTTGCTCAAACACATCTGGGTTCCGGTAATAGTGGTTGGCTTTCAAGGAACAGCAGCAATGATCCGAATCATGCGGGGTAATTTGCTCGACGAATTGAACAAACCGTATGTTACCACTGCATATGCTAAAGGGGTACGTCCTCTTAAACTACTATTTAAATATCCCGTCCGGTTGGCCCTTAATCCCTTCGTTTCCGGACTTGGGACTCTTTTCCCTCAGCTCGTCTCAGGTGGAGCGATCGTTGCTCTCATTCTTAGCCTGCCCACAGTTGGGCCTATGCTTTTAAAAGCGCTGCAAATGGAAGATATGTATTTGGCCGGTTCCATGCTCATGCTTCTGAGTATCCTTGGGATTATAGGAACCCTGGTCAGTGACGTACTATTGCTTATTCTTGACCCAAGGATCCGGATGGAGGGGGGGGGCTCTCGATGA
- the oppC_1 gene encoding Oligopeptide transport system permease protein OppC → MTKDADGVSGRNPITKPGVADGSAGVGSLSQWQLIRLKFSKHKAAVASLYLIAVLYFVALFAEFFAPYARDWNNIEAIYHPPQVPRLNFEHGIHVTKLRLQMHPITLSKYYIRDKGQIVPLGFFVRGEPYRLLGVIPMERRFFGVDHESYHDTYGEDEPKAVFMFLGGDRYGRDIISRLIYGARISLSIGLVSIAITFVFGIIMGGVSGYFGGKIDLVIQRLIEIINSFPHLPLWLAIGAILPSDWSPLRIYFSITLVLSFLNWTGLARVVRGKILSLREEDYVTAARLIGANHPRILFRHLVPGFTSHIIVVLTLSIPAMILGETALSFLGLGLRPPVVSWGVMMQDCLNLQVLDNYPWLLMPVILTVLTVLSFNFLGDGLRDAADPYASQ, encoded by the coding sequence ATGACTAAAGATGCAGACGGAGTGAGCGGGAGGAACCCTATAACTAAGCCGGGGGTAGCAGATGGCAGCGCCGGAGTAGGGTCCCTTTCGCAGTGGCAGTTGATTCGATTAAAATTTTCCAAGCATAAAGCGGCGGTTGCCTCTCTATATCTCATTGCGGTCCTTTACTTCGTAGCCTTGTTCGCGGAATTTTTCGCTCCCTATGCGAGAGATTGGAATAATATCGAGGCAATTTATCATCCGCCTCAAGTGCCAAGGCTGAATTTCGAACATGGAATTCATGTAACTAAACTCCGCCTTCAAATGCATCCTATTACTCTAAGCAAGTACTATATTCGCGATAAGGGACAGATCGTACCCTTAGGGTTTTTCGTCCGCGGTGAGCCCTACCGGCTTTTGGGAGTAATTCCTATGGAACGACGGTTTTTTGGAGTTGATCATGAAAGCTATCATGATACCTACGGAGAAGACGAACCAAAGGCTGTGTTTATGTTCCTTGGAGGTGATCGTTACGGTAGAGATATTATAAGCCGGCTCATTTACGGTGCTCGGATTAGTCTGTCAATCGGACTAGTTTCGATTGCCATTACTTTCGTTTTCGGCATCATAATGGGAGGTGTTTCCGGCTATTTTGGAGGCAAGATCGATTTAGTTATCCAGCGGCTTATTGAAATAATAAATTCGTTTCCCCACCTTCCTCTTTGGTTGGCTATTGGGGCTATTCTTCCCTCGGATTGGTCACCTCTTCGTATTTATTTTTCCATCACCCTTGTTCTCAGTTTTCTCAATTGGACCGGACTCGCTCGAGTTGTACGGGGAAAAATTCTCTCCTTACGAGAAGAAGACTATGTTACCGCGGCTAGGTTGATCGGTGCCAATCACCCTCGAATTCTTTTTCGGCATTTGGTTCCCGGCTTCACCAGTCATATTATCGTTGTATTAACGCTAAGTATTCCTGCGATGATTTTGGGTGAAACAGCTCTTAGCTTCCTTGGTCTCGGATTACGCCCTCCAGTGGTTAGCTGGGGCGTGATGATGCAGGATTGTCTGAACCTCCAGGTACTTGACAATTACCCATGGCTTCTCATGCCGGTCATCCTTACCGTCCTGACGGTTCTCAGCTTCAACTTTCTGGGCGATGGGCTACGGGATGCCGCTGACCCTTACGCTTCCCAATAG
- the mntH_1 gene encoding Divalent metal cation transporter MntH: protein MADSKKFLYPAPPELLSSLSIRHALKYMGPGLIVASVTIGSGELVMASRSGAIFGYTMMWCFLYAGIFKATQVYCALRHYTLSGEHPMVSWGRIPGPPLWFPILLTIPTICVMPIAFSTLPEILGTFIHRLLKMPLEGPSVGAWNHEEFWLNLWATTTLVGCLALALWSSYDWVERVSSIILGALVFAVIISAVIFGPDLVKILQGMLVPQVQNYEPWITENIAYRPLIERSPWLEIALYLGAVGGGTFDYIGYVGVIREKGWGLAGRGSASREKLEEATKNKEDLKRARIWTRAPLLDTGISFFFVILVTLLFATLGALILHPRQLIPDGGEFLTVQENYLTALHPKLALLYRTGVFLAFIGTLYGAFLIYRHTVAECLISIFKNRVPRASSPLWRRWVYSYCFIGGLILVWLPHSIAGNIIDRLTFSTIIGGATTCGLWCFAMLWVDGIRLPKSLRMGFGLRTIVLISGLALTGLGLKTIVTYFG, encoded by the coding sequence ATGGCCGACTCAAAGAAATTTCTTTATCCAGCTCCTCCCGAGCTATTATCCAGCCTAAGCATACGTCACGCCCTCAAATATATGGGCCCTGGTTTAATCGTGGCTTCAGTGACAATCGGGAGCGGCGAACTGGTGATGGCCTCTAGAAGCGGTGCCATTTTCGGCTACACCATGATGTGGTGTTTTCTCTATGCCGGAATCTTCAAGGCAACACAGGTTTACTGTGCTCTAAGACACTACACTCTTAGCGGCGAACATCCCATGGTAAGTTGGGGCAGGATTCCAGGACCTCCTCTCTGGTTTCCAATTCTGCTCACTATTCCTACAATTTGTGTTATGCCGATTGCCTTCTCAACACTACCCGAGATTCTTGGAACCTTTATTCACCGACTTCTGAAAATGCCGCTGGAAGGCCCCTCCGTGGGAGCATGGAATCATGAAGAGTTCTGGCTCAATCTTTGGGCGACGACGACATTGGTAGGTTGTCTGGCTTTAGCGCTTTGGTCTTCGTATGATTGGGTTGAGCGAGTTTCGAGTATTATTCTCGGAGCTTTAGTATTTGCTGTCATCATATCAGCAGTAATTTTTGGGCCGGATTTAGTTAAAATCCTTCAGGGCATGCTTGTGCCTCAAGTGCAGAACTATGAGCCTTGGATCACAGAAAATATCGCCTACAGACCGTTGATTGAACGAAGTCCTTGGCTTGAAATTGCCCTTTATCTTGGTGCGGTCGGGGGAGGGACTTTCGACTATATCGGATATGTGGGAGTCATTCGGGAGAAGGGATGGGGTCTGGCTGGACGTGGTAGCGCATCACGGGAAAAGCTGGAAGAAGCAACAAAAAACAAGGAAGATTTGAAACGGGCAAGAATCTGGACCAGAGCTCCTTTGCTCGATACGGGCATCTCTTTTTTCTTTGTCATTCTGGTGACGCTTCTCTTTGCCACTCTGGGTGCACTAATTCTTCATCCCAGGCAATTGATACCAGACGGTGGCGAATTTTTGACCGTACAAGAGAATTACCTCACCGCGTTGCATCCTAAACTAGCGCTTCTCTATCGTACAGGTGTCTTTCTTGCGTTTATTGGTACTTTGTACGGAGCTTTTCTAATATACCGCCACACCGTGGCTGAATGCCTAATAAGTATCTTCAAAAACAGAGTCCCCAGAGCATCTTCGCCTCTGTGGCGAAGATGGGTCTACAGCTACTGTTTCATTGGCGGATTGATTCTGGTATGGCTCCCCCATTCGATCGCTGGCAATATCATCGACCGATTAACTTTTTCTACGATAATTGGAGGAGCTACCACATGCGGGTTATGGTGCTTTGCTATGCTATGGGTCGACGGTATTCGATTACCTAAGAGCCTTCGTATGGGATTCGGACTAAGAACTATAGTATTGATCTCCGGATTGGCCCTTACTGGGTTGGGCCTGAAAACAATCGTTACGTATTTCGGCTAG